In a genomic window of Streptomyces noursei ATCC 11455:
- a CDS encoding lytic transglycosylase domain-containing protein: MQEQQAGATDSGRVRRQDQQPAHPSWEESSPATVYRASPAGRGARRPGRRRGRAALALGAVLVLVALGVVWWLTRPPTLPTIPPQYLATVQSATKTCPELSVPMLAAQLDAESHWDPRADSGQAQGIAQFHPSTWAEWGKDYTGDGKADVWNPADAIPAQGAYMCHLFKQIKGIPGDPTQLALAAYNAGPGAVLKARGIPRIPETQNYVKRIEALIPKYTQTYAKQISASPSPPGN; the protein is encoded by the coding sequence ATGCAAGAACAGCAAGCCGGAGCGACGGACAGCGGCCGGGTACGGAGGCAAGATCAGCAGCCCGCGCATCCCTCTTGGGAAGAGTCGTCGCCCGCCACGGTGTACCGCGCCTCTCCGGCGGGCAGGGGAGCCAGGCGCCCCGGTCGCCGAAGGGGGCGGGCGGCGCTGGCCCTCGGAGCCGTACTCGTACTCGTCGCCCTCGGGGTCGTCTGGTGGCTGACCCGGCCGCCCACATTGCCCACCATTCCCCCTCAGTATCTGGCGACCGTCCAGTCCGCCACCAAGACCTGCCCGGAACTGAGCGTTCCGATGCTCGCCGCGCAACTCGACGCGGAGAGTCACTGGGATCCGCGGGCGGATTCCGGCCAGGCCCAGGGCATCGCGCAGTTCCATCCGTCGACCTGGGCGGAGTGGGGCAAGGACTACACCGGCGACGGCAAGGCCGACGTGTGGAACCCGGCCGACGCCATCCCGGCCCAGGGCGCCTACATGTGCCACCTGTTCAAACAGATCAAGGGCATCCCCGGCGACCCCACCCAGCTCGCTCTCGCCGCGTACAACGCGGGCCCCGGCGCGGTGCTCAAGGCCCGGGGCATCCCGCGCATCCCCGAGACGCAGAACTACGTCAAACGGATCGAGGCACTGATCCCGAAGTACACCCAGACCTACGCCAAGCAGATCAGCGCGTCACCCAGCCCGCCGGGCAACTGA